In the [Clostridium] colinum genome, one interval contains:
- a CDS encoding M23 family metallopeptidase, whose protein sequence is MSVNLNKENFSKDKKTNEKQNNIIDFPLKNNIDNRANLKETNLVLTTKDNIIKNIDFYKSNENSILSKFKNNIINRFYSVNENEVKLNSNDNNSNNINLNNSSNGKDKLPPKPIAITILGIILVCIVIWALTHKNAKEIYVGDKMVGIIKTNEKLKSAKDLENLALDELSKEAGANVEVNEEVIFKPVRASKEEIMSVTDATKEVAKAFTFKVEASVITVEGEPIAVVKNKEEANQILNSIKNKYINKDVKQVSEPTFVEDVKIENKYVAEQDVMSNEEVLSILTSNVDQGKEYEIKKGDTLFEIAINNDITLKKLLSVNPNITETTPLKIGSKINLVVPVPLLSVATYEEAVYTETIPKKVETVKNDKEYKTYKKVLKAGKDGSKQVTAKVTKINGIEEKREVVSEKVLVEPTVEKIEVGTLNTPPKKSIGSFVYPVRGRFSSGFGYRWGAMHNGIDLACPAGTPIKASDGGIVVFSGWNNGGYGYMVKINHGNGYQTVYAHNSKNAVSVGQKVAQGEVIGYVGSTGNSTGNHVHFEVLKNGVAQNPLNYLK, encoded by the coding sequence ATGTCGGTTAATCTTAATAAAGAAAACTTTAGTAAAGATAAAAAAACTAATGAAAAACAAAATAATATAATAGATTTTCCCTTGAAAAATAATATAGATAATAGGGCAAATCTTAAAGAAACAAACTTAGTTTTAACTACAAAAGATAATATAATAAAAAATATTGATTTTTATAAATCGAATGAAAATAGTATATTGTCAAAATTTAAAAATAATATAATAAATAGGTTTTATTCTGTAAATGAAAATGAAGTTAAACTAAATTCTAATGATAATAATAGCAATAATATAAATTTGAATAATTCTAGCAATGGTAAAGATAAATTGCCACCTAAACCTATAGCAATTACAATTTTAGGGATTATTTTAGTATGTATTGTTATATGGGCTTTAACTCATAAAAATGCTAAAGAAATTTATGTTGGAGATAAAATGGTAGGTATAATAAAAACTAATGAAAAATTAAAATCTGCCAAAGACCTTGAGAATTTAGCATTAGATGAGTTATCTAAAGAGGCTGGGGCTAATGTTGAAGTAAATGAAGAAGTTATATTTAAGCCAGTTAGAGCATCTAAAGAAGAGATTATGTCTGTAACAGATGCCACTAAAGAAGTAGCTAAAGCATTTACATTTAAAGTAGAGGCATCTGTTATAACAGTTGAAGGTGAGCCGATAGCTGTTGTTAAAAATAAAGAAGAGGCTAACCAAATTTTAAATAGTATAAAAAATAAGTATATAAATAAAGATGTTAAACAAGTATCTGAGCCAACTTTTGTAGAAGATGTTAAGATAGAAAACAAATATGTAGCTGAACAAGATGTTATGTCAAATGAAGAAGTTTTATCTATACTTACATCTAATGTAGACCAAGGCAAAGAGTATGAAATTAAAAAAGGAGATACACTTTTTGAAATAGCTATAAATAATGACATAACTTTAAAAAAGCTTTTAAGTGTTAATCCTAATATTACAGAAACGACACCTCTTAAGATAGGTAGTAAAATAAATCTTGTTGTTCCAGTTCCATTATTATCTGTTGCTACTTATGAAGAAGCGGTTTATACTGAAACTATACCTAAAAAAGTTGAAACAGTAAAAAATGATAAAGAATATAAAACTTATAAAAAAGTTTTAAAAGCTGGTAAAGATGGTAGCAAGCAAGTTACTGCAAAGGTAACAAAAATTAATGGTATTGAAGAAAAAAGAGAAGTTGTATCCGAAAAAGTTTTGGTAGAACCTACGGTAGAAAAAATTGAAGTAGGTACATTAAATACACCACCTAAAAAATCTATTGGTAGTTTTGTATATCCAGTTAGAGGAAGATTTTCATCTGGATTTGGATATAGATGGGGGGCTATGCATAATGGTATAGACTTAGCTTGCCCAGCAGGTACGCCTATTAAGGCTTCTGATGGTGGCATAGTTGTATTTTCAGGTTGGAACAACGGTGGATATGGTTATATGGTAAAAATAAATCACGGCAATGGATATCAAACAGTATATGCACATAATAGTAAAAATGCAGTATCTGTTGGACAAAAAGTTGCACAAGGTGAAGTTATAGGTTATGTTGGTAGCACGGGTAATAGCACTGGTAACCACGTACATTTTGAAGTATTAAAAAATGGTGTTGCTCAAAATCCATTAAACTATTTAAAATAA
- the dnaJ gene encoding molecular chaperone DnaJ: MKILGKRDYYEVLGVSKGATDSDIKKAYRKLAKKYHPDANPNNQEAEAKFKEATEAYEVLSDEKKRQTYDQFGHSAFDGSGGFSGSGNFSGMDMGDIFESFFGGSGFSDIFGGGSSRRRRGPSRGADLQYNLTINFEEAVFGCSKEISFQADDKCDNCNGTGAKPGTHPQTCPTCGGSGQERVIQQTMLGSMTTVIECRTCHGEGKIVKEPCSVCNGKGKVRKTKTITVDIPKGINEGQSIRKAGMGAPGEKGGPNGDLLIAISVRPHKTFVRQNNDIYVEVPISIVQATLGDEIKVPTIDGEELYTVKAGTQPETTVMLKNKGVFNVRNPKLRGDQIIKFKVIVPTKVNDKQKELLMQFASEDGTIPTIKKENFFEKVKKHFD, encoded by the coding sequence GTGAAAATTTTGGGAAAAAGAGATTATTATGAAGTGTTAGGCGTAAGTAAAGGAGCAACAGATTCTGATATAAAAAAAGCATATAGAAAGTTAGCTAAAAAATATCATCCAGATGCTAACCCTAACAACCAAGAAGCTGAAGCTAAATTTAAAGAAGCAACAGAAGCATATGAAGTCCTTAGTGATGAAAAGAAAAGACAAACATATGACCAATTTGGACATTCAGCTTTTGATGGTAGCGGAGGATTTTCTGGCAGTGGCAACTTCTCTGGTATGGATATGGGAGATATTTTTGAAAGTTTCTTTGGCGGCAGTGGATTTTCAGACATATTTGGTGGAGGTTCATCAAGAAGAAGAAGAGGTCCTTCAAGAGGAGCTGATTTACAGTATAATTTAACAATAAATTTTGAAGAGGCAGTTTTTGGATGTAGCAAAGAAATATCTTTTCAAGCTGATGATAAATGTGACAACTGTAATGGTACTGGTGCTAAACCGGGTACACACCCTCAAACTTGTCCAACTTGTGGTGGAAGTGGCCAAGAAAGAGTTATTCAACAAACAATGCTTGGTTCTATGACAACTGTTATAGAATGTCGTACTTGTCATGGAGAAGGTAAAATTGTAAAAGAACCTTGCTCTGTATGTAATGGTAAAGGTAAAGTTAGAAAAACAAAAACTATAACTGTAGATATACCAAAAGGTATAAATGAAGGACAAAGTATTAGAAAAGCAGGTATGGGAGCTCCAGGAGAAAAAGGCGGACCTAATGGAGATTTACTTATTGCTATTAGCGTAAGACCTCATAAAACATTTGTAAGACAAAATAATGATATATATGTAGAAGTACCTATATCTATTGTTCAAGCTACACTTGGTGATGAAATAAAAGTTCCTACAATAGATGGTGAAGAACTATATACAGTAAAAGCAGGTACACAACCAGAAACAACTGTTATGCTTAAAAACAAAGGTGTATTTAATGTGCGTAACCCTAAGCTAAGAGGTGACCAAATTATAAAATTTAAAGTAATAGTTCCTACAAAAGTTAATGACAAACAAAAAGAACTTCTTATGCAGTTTGCCTCTGAAGATGGAACTATCCCAACTATAAAAAAAGAAAACTTTTTTGAAAAAGTAAAAAAGCATTTTGATTAA
- a CDS encoding TIGR01906 family membrane protein, with product MKKLSNYILTIFTSILFIYIFIFTAIIFLLSNKYFYYLHIKYLKLVEKTGYSLEEIKLNYNAMLEFLFPFSNKEFHLPTLAYSTQGKIHFEEVKNIFNAMSLICIIILIILAIIIYFYYKKKDSIFLKKCSINCVIIPALLAIICYINFDKYFEIFHKIFFNNDYWIFDTKKDPIINILPQEFFKNCSIVIFIFVLLGSLFLYIIYKFINRKR from the coding sequence ATGAAAAAACTTTCAAATTATATTTTAACTATATTTACGAGTATTTTATTTATTTATATTTTTATTTTTACTGCAATTATATTTTTATTATCAAATAAATATTTTTATTATTTACATATTAAATACTTAAAATTAGTAGAAAAAACAGGCTATTCATTAGAAGAAATAAAGTTAAACTATAATGCTATGTTAGAATTTTTATTTCCTTTTTCTAATAAAGAGTTTCATCTTCCAACTTTAGCTTATTCTACACAAGGCAAAATACATTTTGAAGAAGTTAAAAATATATTTAATGCTATGTCTTTAATATGTATAATTATTTTAATAATATTAGCTATAATAATTTACTTTTATTATAAGAAAAAAGATAGTATATTTTTAAAAAAATGTTCTATAAACTGTGTTATTATACCTGCTTTATTAGCTATAATATGCTATATTAATTTTGATAAATATTTTGAAATATTTCATAAAATATTTTTTAATAATGATTATTGGATATTTGACACAAAAAAAGATCCTATTATAAATATACTACCACAAGAATTTTTTAAAAATTGCAGTATAGTTATTTTTATCTTTGTATTATTAGGTTCATTATTTTTATATATAATATATAAGTTTATAAACCGTAAACGTTAA